From Cumulibacter manganitolerans, a single genomic window includes:
- a CDS encoding ClpP family protease, producing MTDDTRRPGAALDDVLYRSLFERRTLVLGEPLEDWNSNRICHGLLLLALDDSDADIRLLISSPGGSVPGMLAIRDCMRAIPNDVVTVNIGMAYSAGQFLLSSGTRGKRFAMPHAKVLLHQGSAGIGGTAMDIAIQAGDLRSTRDVVLSLVAEDTGQDVATIERDSRRDRWFTAQEAKAYGFVDHVVGDIDDVLPIRRHPVGWGARS from the coding sequence ATGACTGACGACACCCGGCGCCCGGGAGCGGCGCTCGACGACGTGCTCTACCGATCCCTGTTCGAGAGGCGGACGCTCGTGCTCGGCGAGCCGCTCGAGGACTGGAACAGCAACCGCATCTGCCATGGTCTGCTGCTGCTCGCGCTCGACGACTCGGACGCCGACATCCGGCTGCTGATCAGCTCTCCGGGCGGCTCGGTCCCCGGCATGCTGGCGATCCGCGACTGCATGCGCGCCATCCCGAACGACGTCGTCACGGTCAACATCGGTATGGCCTACAGCGCCGGGCAGTTCCTGCTGAGCTCGGGCACCCGCGGCAAGCGTTTCGCGATGCCGCACGCCAAGGTGCTGCTGCACCAGGGATCCGCCGGCATCGGCGGGACGGCGATGGACATCGCGATCCAGGCGGGTGATCTGCGCAGCACTCGTGACGTCGTGCTGAGCCTGGTCGCCGAGGACACCGGCCAGGACGTCGCCACCATCGAGCGCGACTCCCGGCGCGATCGGTGGTTCACCGCGCAGGAGGCGAAGGCCTACGGTTTCGTCGACCACGTCGTCGGTGACATCGACGACGTGCTGCCGATCCGGCGGCACCCGGTGGGATGGGGCGCCCGCTCGTGA
- a CDS encoding ClpP family protease, protein MSSYAIPYVTTRTSGGERTVDIYSRLLSDRIVYLGTAIDDGVANAIIAQLIHLESESPEQPVDLYINSPGGSIPAMLAIYDAMQYIRPEVHTTCVGQAASTAAVLLSGGEQGRRAILPHGRVVIHAPAAEGRGAIPDLILEAEEVERVRTMLEEILARHTGKTARRIREDTERDLILSADAAAEYGVVDAVVRVREAG, encoded by the coding sequence GTGAGCAGCTACGCGATCCCGTACGTGACCACGCGCACCAGCGGTGGCGAGCGCACCGTCGACATCTACAGCCGGCTGCTGTCCGACCGGATCGTCTACCTCGGGACGGCGATCGACGACGGCGTGGCGAACGCGATCATCGCGCAGCTGATCCACCTCGAGTCCGAGAGCCCGGAGCAGCCCGTCGACCTCTACATCAACTCGCCCGGCGGCTCGATCCCAGCGATGCTGGCAATCTACGATGCCATGCAGTACATCCGCCCAGAGGTGCACACGACCTGCGTCGGGCAGGCCGCGTCGACGGCCGCCGTCCTGCTGTCCGGTGGCGAGCAGGGCCGCCGCGCGATCCTGCCGCACGGGCGTGTGGTGATCCACGCCCCGGCCGCGGAGGGCAGGGGAGCGATCCCCGACCTGATCCTCGAGGCGGAGGAGGTCGAGCGGGTCCGCACGATGCTCGAGGAGATCCTGGCGCGGCACACGGGCAAGACGGCGAGGCGCATCCGGGAGGACACCGAGCGCGACCTGATCCTGTCGGCCGACGCGGCGGCGGAGTACGGCGTCGTGGACGCCGTGGTCCGCGTCCGGGAAGCGGGCTGA
- a CDS encoding helix-turn-helix domain-containing protein, with product MTNVVPLPRPDRPSAPAPEPLWREAAGEVLREERRERGQRIVDVARRAGIAPQYLSEIERGRKDASSEVLSAVGGALGLRMADVASRVADRLSGPVCLAA from the coding sequence ATGACGAACGTCGTTCCGCTCCCCCGCCCCGACCGGCCGTCGGCGCCGGCGCCCGAGCCGCTCTGGCGGGAGGCCGCGGGCGAGGTGCTGCGCGAGGAGCGCCGGGAGCGCGGTCAGCGCATCGTGGACGTCGCTCGACGTGCCGGCATCGCCCCGCAGTACCTCTCCGAGATCGAACGCGGCCGCAAGGACGCCTCCTCCGAGGTGCTGTCGGCCGTCGGGGGCGCGCTGGGACTGCGGATGGCCGACGTCGCGTCGCGGGTCGCCGACCGGCTCTCCGGTCCGGTCTGCCTGGCCGCGTAG
- a CDS encoding patatin-like phospholipase family protein, with protein MPAKPLKLRKDLDVLDVLLARRDAGTRAGEHDDGHKVAVVVGGGGMRGGSTGGMVLALEEAGLSDCFDVAYGSSSGAFIAAAMIHRRGSAASKVFMDDMSSPEFIDLKRLWKRSPVMSLDHLLDEILTHSKPIDWDAALAHPVPLHVVVTDAETLQPVDLGVLSTRERWRQAFRATSAVPGFAGGAIEIDGRPYIDGSVSEPLPAMRAVRDGATHVLALIAWSEERLLARKRSFYSLCERRALNQVVRGLGGMAQGRLHYARELTALRTVAARVYAMANPVSTGVKSLTRDLPKLERDAALGYVTAQAALYRSITDDHERRTP; from the coding sequence ATGCCGGCCAAACCACTGAAGCTCCGCAAGGACCTCGACGTCCTCGACGTGCTGCTGGCTCGCCGCGACGCCGGCACGCGGGCCGGGGAGCACGACGACGGGCACAAGGTGGCCGTCGTCGTCGGCGGCGGCGGGATGCGCGGCGGCTCCACCGGCGGCATGGTGCTGGCGCTCGAGGAAGCCGGCCTCAGCGACTGCTTCGACGTCGCCTACGGCTCGTCGTCGGGGGCGTTCATCGCCGCCGCCATGATCCACCGACGTGGCTCGGCCGCGAGCAAGGTCTTCATGGACGACATGTCGTCGCCGGAGTTCATCGACCTCAAGCGGCTGTGGAAGCGCTCCCCGGTCATGTCCCTCGACCACCTGCTCGACGAGATCCTGACGCACAGCAAGCCGATCGACTGGGACGCCGCGCTCGCGCACCCGGTCCCGCTGCACGTGGTGGTCACCGACGCCGAGACCCTCCAACCGGTCGACCTCGGCGTGCTGAGCACGCGGGAGCGCTGGCGGCAGGCGTTCCGCGCGACGTCGGCGGTTCCCGGGTTCGCCGGAGGCGCGATCGAGATCGACGGCCGGCCGTACATCGACGGCTCGGTGTCGGAGCCGCTGCCGGCCATGCGGGCGGTCCGCGACGGCGCGACCCACGTGCTCGCGCTGATCGCGTGGAGCGAGGAGCGGCTGCTCGCACGCAAGCGCTCGTTCTACTCGCTCTGCGAGCGGCGCGCGCTGAACCAGGTCGTCCGCGGCCTCGGGGGGATGGCGCAGGGGCGGCTGCACTACGCGCGCGAGCTGACCGCGCTGCGTACTGTGGCGGCGCGGGTCTATGCGATGGCGAACCCCGTGTCGACCGGGGTGAAGAGCCTGACCCGCGACCTGCCGAAGCTCGAGCGCGATGCGGCGCTCGGGTACGTCACGGCGCAGGCCGCGCTGTACCGGTCGATCACCGACGACCACGAGCGGAGGACACCATGA
- the truB gene encoding tRNA pseudouridine(55) synthase TruB, producing MTRAVTSGLIVVDKPAGITSHDVVARMRKIVGTRKIGHAGTLDPMATGILVLGVERATKLLGYLMGHDKTYRATVRLGESTTTDDREGETVERHGAAGLGEQQIRDAFATQVGRIAQVPSAVSAIKVAGRRAYDLVREGEEVALAPREVTVHSIDIDRISLGELADVDVVVHCSSGTYIRAIARDVGALLGVGGHLTALRRTASGDVDESVALTLEQIADLDDPVAVPLDDAVRRTFRTRALTADEARELSFGRRISPAGAQNDVVGALDPDGHAIALVDGSGKPRVVFAPA from the coding sequence ATGACGCGTGCCGTGACCAGCGGGCTGATCGTCGTCGACAAGCCCGCCGGAATCACCTCCCACGACGTCGTCGCCCGGATGCGCAAGATCGTCGGTACCCGCAAGATCGGGCACGCCGGCACGCTGGATCCCATGGCCACCGGGATCCTGGTGCTCGGCGTCGAGCGCGCCACCAAGCTGCTGGGCTACCTCATGGGGCACGACAAGACCTACCGCGCGACCGTGCGGCTGGGCGAGAGCACCACGACCGACGACCGCGAGGGCGAGACCGTCGAGCGGCACGGCGCCGCCGGGTTGGGCGAGCAGCAGATCCGGGACGCCTTCGCCACCCAGGTCGGCCGGATCGCGCAGGTCCCGTCGGCGGTCTCCGCGATCAAGGTCGCCGGCCGGCGGGCCTACGACCTGGTGCGCGAGGGCGAGGAGGTCGCGCTCGCACCGCGCGAGGTGACGGTGCACTCCATCGACATCGATCGAATCAGCCTCGGAGAGCTCGCCGACGTGGACGTCGTCGTGCACTGCAGCTCCGGGACCTACATCCGGGCGATCGCCCGGGACGTCGGTGCGCTGCTCGGCGTCGGCGGCCACCTCACCGCCCTGCGGCGGACCGCCAGCGGGGACGTCGACGAGTCGGTCGCGCTGACCCTGGAGCAGATCGCGGACCTGGACGACCCGGTCGCCGTACCGCTCGACGACGCCGTGCGACGCACCTTCCGCACCCGCGCGCTCACCGCCGACGAGGCCCGCGAGCTCAGCTTCGGACGGCGCATCTCCCCGGCGGGCGCGCAGAACGACGTGGTCGGCGCGCTCGACCCCGACGGCCACGCGATCGCGCTGGTCGACGGCAGCGGCAAGCCGCGAGTGGTCTTCGCCCCCGCCTGA
- a CDS encoding branched-chain amino acid aminotransferase, with protein MSTATASLPTQLADGLPLRVVPNANPRPAAEREAILADPGFGQQFTDHMVIVRWSADRGWHDATLQAYQPFSLDPAAAVLHYAQEIFEGLKAYQRSDGTIASFRPEANAERFVTSARRLAMPELPPEAFVAACDALVLADRAWIPTGGEMSLYLRPFMIATEPFLGVRPSKEYVFCVIASPAAGYFGGTVKGVSVYASEDYVRAVPGGTGEAKCGGNYAASLLAQAQAADEGCDQVVWLDGVERKYVEEMGGMNLFFVYGADPDAVEIVTPDLSGSLLPGITRRSLIEAAGDLGIAASERRISLEQWRADVASGAITETFACGTAAVITPVYTCKARTGDFEVGSEPGPVTMRLREHLLGVQHGTIEDTHHWIHTIG; from the coding sequence TTGAGTACCGCGACGGCGTCCCTGCCCACCCAGCTCGCTGACGGGCTCCCGCTGCGTGTCGTACCCAACGCCAACCCCCGTCCGGCCGCCGAGCGCGAGGCGATCCTCGCCGACCCCGGCTTCGGGCAGCAGTTCACCGACCACATGGTGATCGTCCGGTGGTCGGCCGACCGCGGCTGGCACGACGCCACCCTGCAGGCCTATCAGCCGTTCTCGCTCGACCCGGCGGCCGCCGTCCTGCACTACGCGCAGGAGATCTTCGAGGGCCTCAAGGCCTACCAGCGCTCCGACGGCACGATCGCGTCGTTCCGCCCGGAGGCCAACGCCGAGCGCTTCGTGACCAGCGCGCGCCGGCTGGCGATGCCGGAGCTGCCGCCCGAGGCCTTCGTGGCCGCCTGTGACGCGCTCGTCCTCGCCGACCGTGCGTGGATCCCGACCGGCGGCGAGATGAGCCTGTACCTGCGGCCCTTCATGATCGCCACCGAGCCGTTCCTCGGCGTGCGCCCGAGCAAGGAGTACGTGTTCTGCGTGATCGCGTCCCCGGCGGCCGGCTACTTCGGCGGGACCGTCAAGGGCGTCAGCGTGTACGCCAGCGAGGACTACGTGCGGGCCGTCCCCGGCGGCACCGGGGAGGCCAAGTGCGGCGGCAACTACGCCGCCTCGCTGCTCGCCCAGGCGCAGGCCGCCGACGAGGGCTGCGACCAGGTGGTCTGGCTGGACGGCGTCGAGCGCAAGTACGTCGAGGAGATGGGTGGCATGAACCTGTTCTTCGTGTACGGCGCCGACCCCGACGCGGTCGAGATCGTGACGCCGGACCTGAGCGGGTCGCTGCTGCCGGGCATCACCCGCCGCTCGCTCATCGAGGCGGCCGGCGACCTCGGCATCGCCGCGAGCGAACGGCGCATCTCGCTGGAGCAGTGGCGCGCCGACGTCGCGAGCGGAGCGATCACCGAGACGTTCGCCTGCGGCACCGCCGCGGTCATCACGCCGGTGTACACCTGCAAGGCCCGCACCGGCGACTTCGAGGTCGGGTCCGAGCCGGGGCCGGTCACCATGCGGCTGCGCGAGCACCTGCTCGGCGTCCAGCACGGCACCATCGAGGACACCCACCACTGGATCCACACGATCGGATAA
- a CDS encoding bifunctional riboflavin kinase/FAD synthetase, producing MLRWRRADNAPADWGRCVMSIGQYDGVHLGHQALIAETVRRAQEAGLPSLVMTFDPHPREVLKPGSHPPILTPLRRKAELIEQCGVDALCVVPFTQSFAKLSPREFVHEVVVAHLHPEQIIVGDNFTFGHKAAGTVETLTELGRTFGFEVESLGLVNEGSHEISSTYIRSCVDAGDMRKAAAALGRPHRIEGLVVRGDMRGRGLGYPTANLRPPMYSAIPADGVYAGWMTVRDQPRAAAISVGTNPTYSGTERRVESFLLDFEGDLYGEQVQIDFIDRIRTMQRFDSSEALVEAIADDVAATRRILDAAG from the coding sequence ATGCTGCGCTGGAGACGAGCCGACAACGCACCTGCCGACTGGGGCCGTTGCGTGATGTCCATCGGGCAGTACGACGGCGTCCACCTGGGCCATCAGGCGCTCATCGCCGAGACCGTGCGGCGGGCCCAGGAGGCCGGGCTGCCCTCGCTGGTGATGACCTTCGACCCGCATCCGCGGGAGGTGCTCAAGCCCGGCTCGCACCCGCCGATCCTTACGCCGCTGCGGCGCAAGGCCGAGCTCATCGAGCAGTGCGGCGTCGACGCGCTCTGCGTCGTGCCGTTCACCCAGTCCTTCGCGAAGCTCAGCCCCCGGGAGTTCGTGCACGAGGTCGTGGTGGCGCACCTGCATCCCGAGCAGATCATCGTCGGCGACAACTTCACCTTCGGCCACAAGGCCGCCGGCACGGTCGAGACGCTGACCGAGCTCGGCCGGACGTTCGGCTTCGAGGTCGAGTCGCTCGGGCTGGTCAACGAGGGCAGCCACGAGATCTCCTCGACCTACATCCGGTCCTGCGTCGACGCCGGCGACATGCGCAAGGCGGCGGCGGCGCTCGGGCGGCCGCACCGCATCGAGGGCCTCGTCGTCCGCGGCGACATGCGCGGCCGCGGGCTCGGCTACCCGACCGCGAACCTGCGCCCCCCGATGTACTCCGCGATCCCGGCGGACGGCGTGTACGCCGGGTGGATGACGGTGCGCGACCAGCCGCGGGCCGCGGCCATCTCCGTGGGCACCAACCCCACCTACTCCGGGACCGAACGGCGGGTCGAGTCGTTCCTGCTGGACTTCGAGGGCGACCTGTACGGCGAGCAGGTGCAGATCGACTTCATCGACCGGATCCGGACGATGCAGCGCTTCGACTCCTCCGAGGCGCTGGTGGAGGCGATCGCCGACGACGTCGCCGCGACACGGCGGATCCTCGACGCCGCCGGCTGA
- the rpsO gene encoding 30S ribosomal protein S15: MALSSEKKSEIINDNKTSESDTGSPQVQIAMLTDRIKSLTEHLKTHKHDHHSRRGLLLMVGRRRRLLNYLAKSDLDAYRALLAKLGLRR; this comes from the coding sequence ATGGCTCTGTCGAGCGAGAAGAAGTCCGAGATCATCAACGACAACAAGACCAGCGAGTCCGACACCGGTTCGCCTCAGGTGCAGATCGCGATGCTGACTGATCGCATCAAGTCGCTGACCGAGCACCTCAAGACCCACAAGCACGACCACCACAGCCGTCGTGGCCTGCTGCTCATGGTCGGCCGGCGCCGTCGCCTGCTGAACTACCTGGCCAAGAGCGACCTCGACGCGTACCGCGCGCTGCTGGCGAAGCTCGGCCTGCGCCGCTAG